From the genome of Plasmodium relictum strain SGS1 genome assembly, chromosome: 3:
aaaaattctttaattttattctcaataaataaaaattttaagttttttttttttttttttttttttttgaacgtatctatatatattataatttttttaaaaagaaaaatttatataaaaaacagataaatacataattaaaaataattttagaaGTAATTGTATGCTTTgaattatgtaaatatataaatttttaaataactatttattgtatatatattgaatttATGATTATGAACATGTTATGAACACAACagtgaaaaaataaaagtgataaaatttttgaattaaaatttttttaaataaagaagttacatttaataaaagtattaataaaaatagatattctgaaatatttaatatttcttaaatattttggttaaaatttatatattttttttttaagttgaCTTAAtgcttatataaaaaaaaaaaataaaataaaataatggaaattgctattttataattttttaatcttattttatctttataatttaagttctaatttttttttttataatagtgTCATATTCATTTGTTTGCTCctttttctaaataaattatttacatgcttttaattttttaacagTTCATTTTACAATTATATTAGTATTAATTAGCATCATAATTATAGCTGcacttatttatatatttacttatgtatttttgtttatattaatatattttagagatttaaaaagtaatacagtcttttattttttttttttttaaatataaaaacagcaaattttgttattttccACATTAATGTTTatgcatttatatatatattttttttttatttacttttatataaaatattatattatttcttatttattcattattaaaaatatatatatatttattaaattatccttttttttttaaatttaaaataatatttatataataaaaaataatatatattttttttattttctgaaaaaaaatgagcataaatatattaaagtaTAGCTTTAAAAAggtataattaaaaacattgtaactttttttaatttatgttCTTTATAgagtaattttaataattaattaattatatatacatattagacaataatattttaataaaattactttacataaatttattttatcagtGTATAATTCTGTATATAACATTAATATcctttcttatatatatatttatacttgTATTTATAAGCATGCCTTTTGAAaccttttattttaaaaattttgtaacTTTGAGCcttttaattaaatgaaaatttgaTAATAAGGTTAGTAAataatgttattttattttaattttaattttttttttttttttttaattatttaaaaatttcaatttttaattaaatgaaaaacaaataagaaaaaatcattaaataTGAAGGATTAGTTTATAAGAGAAAAAGAGAAGAAAATgttagaattaaaaaaaaaagactaaattttttattaaacagtaataataataataaaaaaaaaattatatatataaataaatattaggtgaacaaaaagaaaaaaaataaaaagaaaaatatttaaattaataaagaaaatggaAAATAGAACAATCAATATTCAGAACATAGTGTACAGTAGTACAGTTTCAAgtaagaaataaatatattagattTATAATCTTCATAtatctcaaaaaaaaaaaaaaaataaaaataaaagattataataaacaaaattacatatatatatatatatatatattttttttttttttcatttttgaaGGCATATTTGTTAGTCTTATTTGCACACCTCTtgatgtaataaaaaattatatacaatataacaataatataagttttgacaaaaaatatattttaaaaaaaattacaaaaaagaaaaaaaataatttactaAGATTTAActctttttattatcaaacttttaaaaatatttataataattatggaATTAAAGCAGTTTATAGaggtaatatatatatatatgttttaatataaattatcttCGTAATgcttaattttaaaaataacttttttttttttttttttatatatatatttgctttctcctatttttttcttaaatttatgTGCAtgcattattttattttttctataggTTTAGTTTCCACTACTAATTTGTATGTAATAAACAacactttatttttttatgtttatgaagaattaaaagaaaaaggaatTCCATATTATCTTAGCGCAACAATTTCACGATTTATTTCAATAATAATTACATCACCAttagaattatataaaacaaatattcAAGCGAATGTTTGTAATAATCATAAAATTACCATATATGATATATTcaaagacaaaaaaaatagaaaagttaaaataaatatatataaaggtATTACATCAACTCTTATAAGAGACATTCCATTTTCAGCTTTATACTGGTCACTTAACGAATATTTAGttagttatataaaaaaaaaagatactgaatttgaaaaaagaaaaaaatttattacaaAATTTGTTTATCCATTTATATGTGGGTGTCTAAGTAGTACTATTACTACTTTTATAACACACCCATTGgatattataaaaacaaatatgcAAGCTAGATGCATTGATATAATTCATAAAAGTGAATTTGATtacagaaaaataaaaaattatgatatatATTCTAGAAGTAAAACAAACagcttttataatatttgtcaaaataatttatataataacaaatatatatgcgatgttaaagtaaataattaCGCTCATAATAATCACAGGTCAATTTATTATAAGTATGGTTCTCATAAATATGGATGTAACACCTATAGTTATAAGTATTATAACTATTTTAAATTCAcgaataattataattataacattttttcAGTTTcgaaatttatttttaaaagaaatggaATAAAAGGATTTTATATAGGAATATTTCCAAGACTAGTAAAAATAGTTCCAACATGTGCAATCCTTTTTTCAAcatatcattattttaattactaattctttattacaattattgtgtttttattatattttactttttattaaaattatataaaatatattaatttaatctttttttttttttttttttaaactatttACTTGTTAATTtgatcattttttttctttttttcatcttatatttttattgtttttgttaattttaaattcacatatctaaataaataaaagtatgcatattcatataattgctgtatattagaaaaaaaaaaaaattaattttaaattatattaataatttcataaattcccttaattttttttaaaaaaacatatattatttttaaaaaaaatgtttcatTAAAAGTCTATCAAAAATGTATGAtacaaagaaaataatttttaatagtagtatataaaaaaatattaattcgTCTTAAtcttgtaattttttttttttaaaaagaaaactcGTTAACATAACATATATGAAATCTTTTgtaagtaaataaaaaaaattataaagtttttttttttattaaatgttaAATGTTAGTATTttgcattttttaaataattattaatttatattaatttttacctTTAAATAACtcaaaatttattaagtattccttttttttttttaaatttaaatttgaacttaaaagaaaaaaaaagaaaaaaagctATTTACACTTTAATAATTTCAAAGTATACAATAACCattcaattatttttttttttactagaTATGCATGCATGCCTTAGAAGAAActaaatttttacttttgaAAAAAACAGTTGTAGTTGCAATTTGTTTTtgtcctttttatttttttaaaatgctCAACATTGACTTCTTTTCAATAGaataaacatataaaaaaagaagtaaatGTAAGCACATCATTTATTAAAGTATAATTCcctataaatatatgaagaaTAACTCTTAtgtagtaaaaaaaaataataattaaagaaCAAAAAATGTTTCACTTTatgcttttattttctttttttcataacTTTTAACAAaatcaaagaaaaaaaaaaaaataacattagTTATAAACtagaaattttttcttttaaagatatgtagaaataaaagaaatgtgttaatttttttgaataattaataagttaataaaaaattttcactttttttttttttatatatttatacaaaaatataacagcattattaaaatatattttattttgagattacatatattttttttttatacttttttttctttcttcataatattattttattttatttattcattttttttttttttatagacaTAAATacccttatttttttttttctcttctttCATTTCATATTAagtttaaagaaaaaaaaaaatatattttattaagtaaaatattttatattgaatttgctattaatttttagttattaaatcaattttttcttattttcacatatatttgaaaatatttttttagttgtatatgaaatgtttttttttttttttttttggtaataa
Proteins encoded in this window:
- a CDS encoding mitochondrial carrier protein, putative, with product MENRTINIQNIVYSSTVSSIFVSLICTPLDVIKNYIQYNNNISFDKKYILKKITKKKKNNLLRFNSFYYQTFKNIYNNYGIKAVYRGLVSTTNLYVINNTLFFYVYEELKEKGIPYYLSATISRFISIIITSPLELYKTNIQANVCNNHKITIYDIFKDKKNRKVKINIYKGITSTLIRDIPFSALYWSLNEYLVSYIKKKDTEFEKRKKFITKFVYPFICGCLSSTITTFITHPLDIIKTNMQARCIDIIHKSEFDYRKIKNYDIYSRSKTNSFYNICQNNLYNNKYICDVKVNNYAHNNHRSIYYKYGSHKYGCNTYSYKYYNYFKFTNNYNYNIFSVSKFIFKRNGIKGFYIGIFPRLVKIVPTCAILFSTYHYFNY